A stretch of the Leptospira kirschneri serovar Cynopteri str. 3522 CT genome encodes the following:
- the cas4 gene encoding CRISPR-associated protein Cas4 codes for MKPIPKDKKIQSNPDSITEWNDWELVPISAISHHLYCPRQNSLIHVEGIFKENHLTVSGDIGHTFVDQERSVSDHGLRKETSLRVYSDKFGIQGIADIVEFPKGKPPFPIDYKNGRISKWTNQEAQLCAVAICLEEMLNVKIQFGAIYHIQSKKRHDVEFSDPLRTLTIQTIKEIRKILRDKVLPPPVSNRSLCKNCSLFDVCMPDSYSDLNFKEYLFRTKDSGGY; via the coding sequence ATGAAGCCTATCCCCAAAGATAAAAAAATTCAATCTAATCCGGATTCTATTACCGAGTGGAACGATTGGGAGTTAGTTCCCATATCTGCAATTAGTCATCATCTTTATTGTCCTCGTCAAAATTCTCTCATTCACGTAGAGGGAATTTTTAAAGAAAATCATCTAACGGTTTCGGGAGACATAGGTCATACATTTGTAGATCAAGAACGATCCGTATCAGACCACGGACTTAGAAAAGAGACTTCTCTTAGAGTTTATTCGGATAAATTCGGTATACAAGGAATTGCTGATATTGTCGAATTCCCAAAAGGAAAACCTCCTTTCCCTATAGATTATAAAAACGGCCGCATTTCAAAATGGACAAACCAGGAAGCCCAACTCTGCGCTGTTGCAATTTGTCTCGAAGAAATGCTCAACGTAAAAATTCAATTCGGTGCAATCTATCACATACAATCTAAAAAAAGACACGACGTAGAATTTTCCGATCCACTTAGAACGCTTACCATTCAAACGATCAAAGAAATTAGAAAAATATTAAGAGATAAAGTCCTTCCTCCTCCCGTTTCTAATCGTTCACTTTGTAAAAATTGCAGCTTGTTTGATGTTTGTATGCCCGACTCATATTCAGATTTAAACTTTAAAGAATACTTATTTAGGACAAAAGACTCTGGCGGATATTAA
- the cas1c gene encoding type I-C CRISPR-associated endonuclease Cas1c — MLYITQEGLYLHHELEVLKVKKGDDTIFKIPFHHLEGITIFGICGISPSLLQKCLEKGIFVSYLTTRGKFQGRLEGSNSGNVLIRKAQFKKSEIEEFKLEIARSIVAGKLQNCRSVLSRTARESKNELEKQDIKEAIGKIEKNISLLEKAESVESIRGYEGDSAKTYFSVFDYCIIQQREDFQFYKRTRRPPRSRTNALLSFLYSLLTNDCIAACQAVGLDPYIGFLHYERPGRPSLALDMMEEFRPFIDRLVFTLINRKQIQASDFLEKPGSVFLMNEDSRKELIKSYQERKKEEIFHPWLNIKSTVGELPYLQARILARTLRGDLKYYIPFIWK, encoded by the coding sequence ATTTTATATATTACCCAAGAAGGTTTATATCTTCATCATGAACTGGAAGTTCTTAAAGTTAAAAAAGGAGACGATACTATTTTCAAAATTCCTTTTCATCATCTTGAAGGAATTACTATATTCGGAATCTGCGGAATCAGCCCTTCCTTATTACAAAAGTGTTTAGAAAAGGGAATTTTTGTTTCTTATCTGACCACACGCGGAAAATTTCAAGGACGACTGGAAGGTTCCAACTCCGGTAACGTTTTGATCAGAAAAGCTCAATTCAAAAAATCTGAAATAGAAGAATTTAAATTGGAGATTGCAAGATCGATAGTAGCTGGAAAACTTCAAAATTGCAGAAGCGTTTTATCTAGAACCGCTAGAGAATCCAAAAACGAATTAGAAAAACAAGATATTAAAGAAGCGATTGGAAAAATAGAAAAAAATATTTCTCTATTAGAAAAAGCTGAATCCGTTGAAAGTATCCGTGGATACGAAGGAGATTCCGCTAAAACTTATTTTTCCGTTTTTGATTATTGTATCATTCAGCAAAGAGAAGATTTTCAATTTTATAAAAGAACAAGAAGACCGCCACGAAGTAGAACAAACGCTCTTTTGTCTTTTTTATATTCCTTACTTACAAACGATTGTATCGCCGCTTGTCAAGCGGTAGGATTAGATCCCTATATCGGCTTTCTCCACTATGAAAGACCCGGAAGACCATCGTTAGCTTTGGATATGATGGAAGAGTTCCGTCCTTTTATAGATCGATTGGTTTTTACTTTGATCAACCGTAAACAAATTCAAGCCTCTGATTTTTTAGAAAAACCAGGATCGGTTTTTCTCATGAATGAAGATTCTCGTAAAGAATTAATCAAGTCCTATCAAGAAAGAAAAAAAGAAGAAATATTCCATCCTTGGCTCAATATCAAATCCACCGTTGGAGAACTACCTTATTTACAAGCTAGGATTTTAGCCAGAACTCTACGAGGTGATTTAAAATATTATATTCCTTTTATATGGAAGTGA
- the cas2 gene encoding CRISPR-associated endonuclease Cas2 produces MFIIVCYDVETITKEGRTRLRKVAKTCESHGQRVQKSVFECQLEPAHYLQFEAKLSKIINLKTDNLRIYSLDAISVSKIKQFGVSNILDFEEPIIL; encoded by the coding sequence ATGTTCATCATAGTATGTTACGACGTAGAAACGATTACCAAAGAAGGTCGTACAAGACTTAGAAAAGTCGCAAAAACCTGCGAAAGCCACGGCCAGAGGGTTCAAAAATCCGTCTTTGAATGCCAGTTGGAACCCGCCCACTATTTACAATTCGAAGCAAAACTTTCTAAAATTATAAATTTAAAAACAGATAATCTTAGAATCTATTCTCTCGACGCTATTTCCGTTTCTAAAATCAAACAATTCGGAGTTTCTAATATTCTTGATTTTGAAGAACCCATTATTTTATGA
- a CDS encoding methyl-accepting chemotaxis protein, whose amino-acid sequence MSIRFRISLYLSIVLFIGFGILASISCYTAYKKLEQEVVNSSEVTAERWTYEVKDYLDTGMGIIRGFRFPLLFSAPPRNQIIAALKEILKVNEHYFGARLAYEPNSLDGNDLEFQNTLGHDSTGRFIPYLHRGQTKEEIVLEAAKYYDSLSPEGDWYQVPKKTKSHYATDPYYYEIKGKVKILMMSLMVPLYVNDHFYGVAGLDYQLEELQQRIGVKKPFQDLGYLTLISPKGIYAVNGFDSNRVGEKISDAKELEYYLSKSQEGEKFTTDSDGYTHYYFPFHIGKDKRYWVMQVSIPNSIYREAVLSILFKAFTYTLAVLVAVILCLNVIFQKLITAGLLKAVDFSEEIADGNLIAQSSHDKKDEIGTLLGSMNKMRENLLKVLREIGSSANTLRDTSEKMADSSRNFSDVAQTQASAAEESSAAVEELAASAQNVGKSMEKAVLSMKEIDGNVIRLKEQIVNINREMQDLVGLAALSKEQGVTGENAMIASTNAMAAIGDSASRITEILSIITEISERTNLLALNAAIEAARAGEAGKGFAVVAEEIGKLASQTSTSVQEIGSLVNSTNNAVLNGNTKVAEAFNILKKLREQVEEFDRYAKNVLTSVKTQEENTKEIAQSANELMTFSLQIEEAVLEQKRATDEITKTIMSISDGTQEIASGADDLTSFSGNIHGQARNLGQLIGKFKTH is encoded by the coding sequence ATGAGCATTCGTTTTCGCATTTCTCTCTATCTTTCCATCGTGTTATTCATAGGTTTCGGTATTCTTGCAAGCATCAGTTGTTACACCGCATATAAAAAGTTAGAACAAGAAGTTGTCAATAGCTCAGAAGTTACGGCTGAACGTTGGACCTATGAAGTGAAAGACTATTTAGATACTGGTATGGGTATCATTCGAGGTTTCCGATTTCCTCTTCTATTTAGTGCCCCTCCCCGTAATCAAATCATTGCTGCTTTAAAAGAAATCTTAAAAGTCAATGAACACTACTTTGGTGCCAGGCTCGCCTACGAACCAAATTCTTTGGACGGAAATGACTTAGAATTTCAAAATACTTTAGGACATGATTCTACAGGCAGATTTATTCCGTATCTTCATCGTGGTCAAACAAAGGAAGAAATTGTTCTCGAGGCCGCTAAATACTACGACTCCTTAAGTCCAGAAGGCGATTGGTACCAAGTTCCTAAAAAAACAAAATCTCACTACGCAACCGATCCGTATTATTATGAAATCAAAGGGAAAGTAAAAATTCTCATGATGTCTCTTATGGTTCCTCTCTATGTAAACGATCATTTTTATGGTGTTGCCGGTTTAGATTATCAATTGGAAGAACTTCAACAGCGGATTGGAGTTAAAAAACCGTTTCAAGATCTTGGTTATCTAACTCTCATTTCTCCCAAAGGAATTTATGCAGTAAACGGTTTTGATTCAAATCGAGTTGGTGAAAAAATTTCAGATGCAAAAGAACTAGAATACTACCTTAGTAAAAGTCAGGAAGGCGAAAAATTCACTACTGATTCCGACGGATATACTCATTATTACTTTCCGTTTCATATCGGTAAGGACAAACGTTATTGGGTAATGCAAGTAAGTATTCCCAATTCGATTTATAGAGAAGCTGTACTATCGATTCTTTTCAAAGCTTTTACTTACACCTTAGCGGTATTAGTCGCCGTCATCCTTTGCCTAAACGTTATATTCCAAAAATTGATTACTGCTGGTCTTCTCAAAGCAGTCGATTTTTCCGAAGAAATCGCTGACGGAAACTTAATCGCTCAGAGTTCTCACGATAAAAAAGATGAAATCGGAACTCTTCTCGGTTCCATGAATAAAATGAGGGAAAACCTTCTCAAGGTTCTGAGAGAAATTGGCAGTTCCGCAAACACTCTCAGAGATACTTCCGAAAAAATGGCCGACTCTTCTAGAAACTTTTCTGACGTCGCTCAAACACAAGCTTCAGCCGCTGAAGAATCTTCTGCCGCAGTCGAAGAACTCGCTGCTTCCGCACAAAACGTCGGAAAGTCTATGGAAAAAGCTGTATTGAGTATGAAAGAAATCGATGGTAACGTCATTCGTCTGAAAGAACAAATCGTGAACATCAATAGAGAAATGCAAGATTTAGTCGGACTCGCGGCTCTCTCAAAAGAACAAGGAGTCACCGGAGAAAACGCTATGATCGCTTCCACAAACGCTATGGCCGCTATCGGTGACAGCGCTTCCAGAATCACTGAAATCCTTTCCATCATTACTGAAATTTCGGAAAGAACAAATCTACTCGCTCTCAATGCGGCTATCGAAGCTGCTAGAGCGGGAGAAGCCGGAAAAGGGTTTGCAGTTGTCGCTGAAGAAATTGGAAAACTCGCTTCTCAAACTTCTACAAGTGTTCAAGAAATTGGTTCTCTTGTTAATTCTACTAACAACGCTGTTTTAAATGGGAACACTAAAGTCGCAGAAGCTTTTAACATTCTAAAAAAACTCAGAGAACAAGTGGAAGAGTTCGATCGTTATGCTAAGAACGTTCTTACTTCCGTGAAAACTCAGGAAGAGAATACTAAAGAAATTGCACAAAGTGCTAACGAACTCATGACCTTCAGTTTACAAATTGAAGAAGCTGTTCTAGAACAAAAGCGCGCAACGGATGAAATCACAAAAACGATCATGAGTATTTCTGACGGTACTCAAGAAATCGCTTCGGGCGCGGATGATCTTACTTCATTCTCCGGAAACATACACGGACAAGCCAGAAATCTAGGTCAATTGATTGGCAAATTTAAGACTCATTGA
- a CDS encoding putative peptidyl-prolyl cis-trans isomerase, with translation MNSRQTDSKNRFLTGMFVFLFFLRPTHAAESLNRVIATVGTVSISELDLDDATEKYNRLQKHLKHEDYRKSFRTRIIDFLIDRAIVDVVAEEESIQVNEQRVDSEIEKRMEVMGITNRKQFEKTMETSSGMPFELWVTELPYQIKKGQLLQLKIAVPPPNEQEIRSWYNQNKDKVGFEIRYRMISIAPENDSIQEENRLYKEVSEIRKSILADPSSFALIAGSPRNDPTLRARRGMVEWISSFDLYKYSKITATIAAPLPNGGVSEVFRDERKRYCILKIEGKRPTPMENLRGGIQNILYRDKEEDTFYRWLKESRAEIPIQIFDETYRKENKIPLKEETFHLD, from the coding sequence ATGAACTCGAGACAAACGGACTCAAAAAATCGATTTCTTACGGGAATGTTTGTATTTCTGTTTTTTTTAAGACCGACTCATGCGGCCGAATCACTCAACAGAGTCATCGCCACAGTCGGAACAGTTTCCATTTCGGAACTCGATTTAGACGACGCGACGGAAAAATACAACAGACTTCAAAAACACTTAAAACACGAAGACTATCGTAAATCTTTCAGAACCAGAATCATAGATTTTCTTATAGACCGAGCCATCGTAGACGTAGTCGCGGAAGAAGAATCGATCCAAGTAAACGAACAAAGGGTAGATTCCGAAATCGAAAAAAGAATGGAAGTGATGGGAATCACAAACCGTAAACAATTTGAAAAAACAATGGAAACTTCCTCCGGAATGCCGTTTGAACTCTGGGTTACGGAACTTCCATATCAAATCAAAAAAGGACAATTACTTCAGTTAAAAATCGCAGTCCCCCCACCCAATGAACAAGAAATCAGAAGTTGGTACAATCAAAACAAAGATAAAGTAGGATTTGAAATTCGATACAGAATGATTTCTATCGCTCCCGAAAATGATTCCATCCAAGAAGAAAACAGACTCTACAAAGAAGTTTCGGAAATCAGAAAATCGATTTTAGCCGATCCTTCCTCTTTTGCACTGATCGCAGGTTCTCCCAGAAACGATCCAACACTCAGAGCCAGAAGAGGAATGGTAGAATGGATTTCCTCTTTCGATCTTTATAAATACAGTAAGATCACCGCAACGATTGCTGCCCCTCTTCCAAACGGCGGAGTTTCCGAAGTATTTAGAGACGAAAGAAAAAGATATTGTATCTTAAAGATAGAAGGGAAAAGACCCACTCCTATGGAAAACCTGAGAGGAGGAATTCAAAATATACTCTATCGAGACAAAGAAGAAGATACGTTTTATAGATGGTTAAAAGAATCCAGAGCCGAAATACCAATCCAAATTTTCGACGAAACTTATAGAAAAGAAAACAAAATCCCTCTTAAAGAAGAAACGTTTCATTTAGATTGA